A genomic window from Winogradskyella sp. J14-2 includes:
- the gldC gene encoding gliding motility protein GldC, translating into MAKTITSKIELNVELDENRVPEKLNWSAEDGGVKNEEAKAIMLSVWDSKAQETLKIDLWTKDMPVDEMKLFFHQTLVTMSDTFLRATQDEKMTATMKDFCDYFAEKLELKK; encoded by the coding sequence ATGGCTAAAACCATAACATCTAAAATAGAACTAAACGTAGAACTCGATGAAAACAGAGTACCAGAAAAACTGAATTGGTCTGCTGAAGATGGTGGAGTAAAAAATGAAGAGGCAAAAGCGATTATGTTGTCTGTTTGGGATAGTAAAGCACAAGAGACTTTAAAAATAGATTTGTGGACAAAAGATATGCCTGTTGATGAAATGAAACTGTTTTTTCACCAGACTTTAGTAACAATGAGCGATACGTTTCTACGTGCTACACAAGACGAGAAAATGACAGCAACAATGAAAGATTTCTGCGACTATTTTGCTGAGAAGTTAGAGTTAAAGAAGTAG
- the nadE gene encoding NAD(+) synthase: MQTEKIVNHIVKWLKDYATNANVNGFVVGISGGIDSAVTSTLCAKTGLDLLCIEMPIHQAASHVTRAQEHINQLKERFSNVNDARVDLTPVFEEFKTEVSLNGKQATVDMALANTRARLRMTTLYYYAGLQGRLVAGTGNKVEDFGVGFYTKYGDGGVDLSPIADLLKSEVYKIGDYLDVPESIMKAAPSDGLFGDARSDEDQIGASYPELEWAMKMKDEGKGANDFSGRQKEVYDIFMGYNTRNQHKMIPIPICEIPKNLR; this comes from the coding sequence ATGCAAACAGAAAAGATAGTAAATCATATTGTAAAATGGTTGAAAGATTATGCAACTAACGCTAATGTTAATGGTTTTGTTGTTGGTATTTCTGGCGGAATAGACTCTGCGGTAACCTCAACACTATGTGCCAAAACTGGTTTAGACCTCTTATGCATAGAAATGCCTATTCACCAAGCTGCTAGCCACGTTACCAGAGCACAAGAACACATTAACCAATTAAAAGAACGTTTTTCTAATGTTAACGATGCTCGTGTTGATTTAACGCCTGTGTTTGAAGAATTTAAAACCGAAGTAAGTCTTAATGGCAAACAAGCAACCGTAGATATGGCCTTGGCTAATACTAGAGCTAGATTACGCATGACTACACTTTACTATTATGCAGGCTTACAAGGACGTCTTGTAGCAGGTACTGGAAATAAGGTTGAAGATTTTGGTGTTGGCTTTTACACAAAGTATGGCGATGGAGGTGTTGATTTAAGTCCAATCGCCGATTTACTTAAATCTGAAGTTTACAAGATAGGTGATTATTTAGATGTACCAGAATCTATAATGAAAGCTGCACCAAGTGATGGCTTATTTGGAGATGCCAGAAGCGACGAGGACCAAATTGGTGCATCGTACCCAGAGTTAGAATGGGCTATGAAAATGAAGGATGAAGGTAAAGGCGCCAATGATTTCTCAGGAAGACAAAAAGAAGTTTACGACATTTTTATGGGTTACAACACTAGAAATCAGCATAAAATGATTCCGATTCCTATTTGCGAAATTCCTAAAAATTTAAGGTAG
- the dnaG gene encoding DNA primase — protein MISQNTISQVFETARVEEVIGDFVQLKKAGSNFKGLSPFSEERTPSFMVSPVKQIWKDFSTGKGGNAITFLMEHEHFTYPEAIRYLAKKYNIEIEETERTDEEKEQANAKESLYLVSEYANEYFQKVLQKTDQGQAIGKSYFKERGFTEETIKKFQLGYSLDEWQAFTDDALGKGYKLEFLEKTGLTIVKDDRRFDRFKGRVMFPIHSMSGRVLGFGGRILTNDKKAAKYLNSPESDIYHKSNVLYGLFFAKQTIAKEDNCFLVEGYTDVIQFYQTGVKNVVSSSGTALTSQQIRLINRLTNNITVLFDGDAAGIRASIRGIDLILEQGMNVKVCTFPDGEDPDSFAKSNTLEELTEYLNTNAKDFIQFKASLLVKEANNDPIKKAETIRDIVNSIAKIPDAIKREIYVRECASIMDISENVLFSTLAQINKKEFQEANKQYKKEQKAFDIVKNEQPKQPKIDVQYELERKIIEILMLYGDRTEQFEDLILKEDEVSGDLILEPAIHEARVFEKIYLDLQEDEMMFSNEKFRELYYSIIDKLNQDENFSTKDFINQLDQDSATEVTSILMEDEKYNLHDWQRNQIIPKEKEHSISQLVSQTILSLRCYLIDQKVAEYKNETLRENVDTRSLMEDVKDYLGLKMLLSRKLGKVIGG, from the coding sequence ATGATCTCACAAAACACCATATCACAAGTTTTTGAAACTGCTCGCGTAGAGGAGGTTATTGGTGATTTCGTACAGTTAAAAAAAGCAGGTAGCAACTTTAAAGGGCTCAGTCCATTTAGCGAAGAGCGCACACCAAGTTTTATGGTCTCTCCAGTAAAACAAATCTGGAAAGATTTCTCAACTGGCAAAGGTGGTAATGCCATTACCTTTTTAATGGAGCACGAGCATTTTACCTATCCAGAAGCCATACGCTACTTAGCTAAAAAGTACAATATAGAGATTGAAGAAACCGAGCGTACAGACGAGGAAAAGGAACAAGCTAATGCCAAAGAAAGTTTATATTTAGTAAGTGAGTACGCCAATGAGTATTTTCAAAAAGTATTACAAAAAACAGACCAAGGGCAAGCCATAGGTAAGAGCTATTTTAAAGAGCGTGGTTTTACAGAAGAAACAATTAAAAAGTTTCAACTTGGTTATTCCTTAGATGAGTGGCAAGCTTTTACAGATGACGCTTTGGGTAAAGGTTACAAATTAGAATTTTTAGAAAAAACGGGTCTTACCATTGTTAAGGACGACAGACGTTTCGATAGATTTAAAGGACGCGTCATGTTTCCTATTCATAGTATGAGCGGGAGAGTGCTTGGTTTTGGTGGTCGTATTTTAACTAACGATAAAAAAGCTGCAAAGTATCTCAACTCACCAGAGAGCGATATTTACCATAAGAGTAACGTGCTTTACGGTTTGTTTTTTGCTAAACAGACCATTGCAAAAGAAGACAATTGTTTCTTGGTAGAAGGTTACACAGACGTTATTCAGTTTTATCAAACTGGGGTAAAAAACGTAGTGTCATCTTCTGGTACCGCATTAACCTCTCAGCAAATACGACTTATTAATAGGCTAACCAATAACATCACAGTACTTTTTGATGGTGATGCGGCTGGCATAAGAGCCTCTATTCGTGGTATAGATTTAATTTTGGAACAAGGTATGAATGTGAAGGTCTGCACCTTTCCAGATGGTGAAGATCCAGATAGTTTTGCAAAGTCTAATACCCTAGAAGAGCTTACCGAATATCTCAATACCAATGCTAAGGATTTTATTCAGTTTAAAGCATCCCTTTTAGTGAAGGAAGCCAATAACGATCCTATAAAAAAAGCTGAAACCATTAGAGATATTGTAAATAGCATTGCTAAAATTCCTGATGCCATTAAGCGCGAAATTTATGTAAGAGAGTGTGCCTCTATAATGGATATTAGCGAAAATGTACTGTTTAGTACATTGGCGCAAATCAATAAAAAAGAGTTTCAGGAGGCCAACAAACAATACAAAAAAGAGCAAAAAGCATTTGATATTGTAAAGAATGAACAGCCAAAGCAACCTAAAATAGATGTTCAGTATGAGTTGGAACGTAAGATTATAGAGATTTTGATGTTGTATGGTGACAGAACAGAACAGTTTGAAGATTTAATCTTAAAGGAAGATGAAGTGTCTGGAGACCTAATCTTAGAGCCAGCCATACATGAAGCACGTGTGTTTGAAAAAATTTACTTAGACCTTCAAGAAGATGAAATGATGTTTTCTAATGAAAAGTTCAGGGAATTATATTATTCTATCATCGACAAACTAAACCAAGACGAAAATTTTTCGACCAAGGATTTTATTAATCAATTAGACCAAGATTCAGCAACCGAAGTTACCAGTATTTTAATGGAAGATGAAAAATATAATCTTCATGATTGGCAACGTAATCAAATTATACCTAAAGAAAAAGAGCATTCCATATCTCAATTGGTAAGCCAGACAATCTTGAGTTTACGCTGTTATCTTATAGACCAAAAGGTAGCAGAGTATAAAAACGAAACTTTAAGAGAAAATGTAGATACAAGATCCTTAATGGAAGATGTTAAAGATTACTTAGGTCTTAAAATGCTTTTATCGCGCAAACTAGGCAAAGTTATAGGCGGATAA
- a CDS encoding response regulator transcription factor, with the protein MIRILIVDNHPIVRIGLELFLSSKPDLKVVGKLSSGIEIFEFVRRHEVDVIISEIDLPELNGITALRAIKKENKSVNVLMFSHQPEEIYAISTLKAGASGYLNKTANVETIETAVRKIHSGEVWLSEKMDKHFRYEDTRKSRSRMFKKLSTREVEVLKLLSIGRKNKEIAEELDINEKTVSTYKARLFKKLNVNNLVDLIHQAKHHNLTS; encoded by the coding sequence ATGATACGTATTTTGATTGTTGACAATCACCCTATTGTAAGAATTGGGCTAGAATTGTTTCTAAGCAGCAAACCAGATTTAAAAGTTGTTGGTAAACTAAGCAGTGGTATAGAAATTTTTGAATTTGTAAGACGTCATGAAGTTGATGTTATTATATCAGAAATAGACTTACCAGAGCTAAATGGAATTACTGCCCTAAGAGCCATAAAAAAAGAAAATAAATCGGTTAATGTATTGATGTTTAGCCATCAGCCCGAGGAAATTTATGCTATTAGTACGCTAAAAGCGGGAGCCTCTGGCTACCTAAATAAAACTGCCAATGTAGAAACCATTGAAACTGCCGTTAGAAAAATACATAGCGGCGAAGTATGGCTGAGCGAAAAAATGGATAAACATTTTCGTTATGAAGATACACGAAAAAGCAGAAGCCGAATGTTTAAAAAACTGTCTACCCGAGAGGTCGAAGTTTTAAAACTTTTATCTATTGGGAGAAAAAACAAGGAAATTGCCGAAGAGTTAGATATTAATGAAAAAACAGTTAGTACATACAAGGCTAGGCTTTTTAAGAAACTTAATGTAAATAATCTTGTAGATTTAATTCACCAAGCAAAACATCATAATTTAACATCATAA
- the gldB gene encoding gliding motility lipoprotein GldB has translation MSLRIFILLMLGLVLVSCNEDSKLEEQISKVKVDFVVERFDRAYHEAKPSDLAKLKQAFPFLFSKHIPDSIWVERINDTLQDQLLKEVKKAYPDFGDIKKQIKGLFQHLQFYDKTFSVPRVITLTNDVDYRNKTIVTDSLLLVALDNFLGEDHEFYQNIPRYLVKNMQKNQIVPEVAEAYAKKYTFQANRKRFIDEMIYHGKLLYFKDVMIPFKTDAEKIGYTEQELKWAEANESAIWSYFVEKELLFSTDSKLASRFIADAPYSKFYLELDNASPGRLGQYIGWQIVRAYADSTEENVLSILEKEPEEIFNKAKFKPKK, from the coding sequence ATGTCATTGAGAATTTTCATTTTATTGATGCTGGGCCTTGTGTTAGTGTCTTGTAATGAGGACTCTAAATTAGAAGAACAAATTTCTAAAGTTAAGGTAGATTTTGTGGTTGAAAGATTTGATAGAGCCTACCATGAAGCAAAGCCTTCAGACCTTGCAAAATTAAAACAAGCTTTCCCATTTTTGTTTTCTAAACATATACCAGATTCTATTTGGGTAGAGCGAATTAATGATACATTACAAGATCAATTATTGAAAGAAGTAAAAAAGGCATATCCAGATTTTGGTGATATAAAAAAACAGATTAAAGGATTGTTTCAGCACTTACAATTTTATGACAAAACCTTTAGTGTGCCAAGAGTGATTACGCTGACAAACGACGTAGATTATAGAAATAAAACTATTGTTACAGATTCCTTGTTGCTCGTTGCTCTTGATAATTTTTTGGGTGAAGATCATGAGTTTTATCAAAATATACCTAGATATTTGGTAAAGAATATGCAGAAGAATCAAATCGTACCAGAAGTCGCAGAAGCATATGCCAAGAAATATACTTTCCAAGCCAATAGAAAACGATTTATAGACGAAATGATTTACCACGGAAAGTTACTCTACTTTAAAGATGTCATGATTCCTTTTAAAACCGATGCAGAAAAGATTGGTTACACAGAACAAGAGCTAAAATGGGCAGAGGCTAATGAGAGTGCAATATGGAGTTACTTTGTTGAAAAAGAATTGCTCTTTAGTACAGATAGCAAATTGGCTAGTCGATTTATCGCAGATGCACCGTATTCTAAATTTTATCTAGAATTAGACAATGCGTCGCCAGGACGATTAGGGCAGTATATTGGTTGGCAAATTGTTAGAGCTTATGCCGATAGTACCGAAGAAAATGTGTTGAGCATTTTAGAAAAAGAACCAGAAGAAATTTTTAACAAAGCAAAATTTAAACCAAAGAAATAA